In Penaeus vannamei isolate JL-2024 chromosome 15, ASM4276789v1, whole genome shotgun sequence, the following are encoded in one genomic region:
- the Ilp7 gene encoding probable insulin-like peptide 7, translating to MVMSMMLAVFLLCSTSLALDPDFVRQIESRTELEWQALWSEERLALCRAKLRQNLDAICGKDVFRRSSVERRRRRDKRDEGRDGSKPLPAESDEVPRANPSTPDTGQAPDKRRSPFLSVQQANLFVTTWVHDQGGRRRGRSHYRRRRQSPSITTECCTVAGCTWEEYAEYCPSSNRARFL from the exons gtGATGTCGATGATGTTGGCCGTTTTCCTGCTCTGCTCGacgtctctcgctctcgatcCTGACTTCGTTCGACAGATTGAGAGCAG gacGGAGCTCGAGTGGCAGGCCCTGTGGAGCGAGGAGAGGCTGGCACTGTGCCGGGCCAAGCTGAGGCAGAACCTGGACGCCATCTGCGGGAAGGACGTGTTCCGGAGGTCGTCGGTCGAGAGGCGTCGTCGGCGCGATAAGCGAGATGAGGGTCGAG ACGGAAGCAAACCACTTCCGGCAGAGTCTGATGAGGTGCCTCGTGCCAACCCTTCCACACCTGACACCGGACAGGCTCCCGACAAGCGGAG GTCGCCTTTCCTGAGCGTGCAGCAGGCCAACCTGTTCGTGACAACGTGGGTGCACGACCAAGGGGGGCGGCGCAGGGGCAGGTCCCACTACAGGCGCCGTCGCCAGTCGCCCTCCATCACCACCGAGTGCTGCACGGTCGCCGGCTGCACCTGGGAAGAGTATGCGGAGTACTGCCCGTCGTCCAACCGAGCGCGGTTCTTATAA